From one Actinomycetota bacterium genomic stretch:
- the cysS gene encoding cysteine--tRNA ligase — protein sequence MNQPYRQYVAVLRLTNTLTRTVETVVTLEAGRISMYSCGPTVYRYAHVGNMRTYALADLIRRVLIYHGLEVRSVMNITDVGHMTDELTDSGRDRMELAVEDEGLPAADIARRYTEAFLTDCDRVGIGRFDEYPAASDHVPQMVDMTARLVERGHAYERGGSVYFDVSTFPGYGALSGQSLEDMRAGHRVDVDPAKRNHQDFLLWKSAGPDRAVRFDSPWGPGFPGWHIECSAMSIHLLGSRFDIHTGGIDNVFPHHTDERAQSDAATGHEVVRMWVHGDHLLADGAKMAKSARNVVTVGELLEDGFDPLALRALFWSARYRRQVDFTRAALEAAATGLRRLRERIAALGRPGPAPSTDAGVRDALTEGAALAHHDRFMRAIDDDLDVPAAMAALHEMVGDDHVAPDARVMLAGSWDNVLGLRLVEDDAVSSRVIALIEERDRARLARDYARADRIREELAAEGVDLMDTDGGTRWVRRG from the coding sequence ATGAACCAACCGTACCGTCAATATGTAGCCGTGCTGAGGCTGACCAACACGCTGACCCGGACCGTGGAGACGGTCGTCACGCTGGAGGCCGGGAGGATCTCCATGTACTCGTGCGGTCCCACCGTCTACCGGTACGCGCACGTCGGCAACATGCGGACCTACGCCCTGGCCGACCTGATCCGCCGGGTCCTCATCTACCACGGGCTCGAGGTGCGCTCGGTGATGAACATCACCGATGTCGGCCACATGACCGACGAGCTCACCGACTCCGGACGGGACCGGATGGAACTGGCGGTCGAGGACGAGGGCCTGCCCGCGGCCGATATCGCCCGCCGCTACACCGAGGCGTTCCTCACCGACTGCGACCGGGTTGGCATCGGCCGGTTCGACGAGTACCCGGCGGCATCCGATCACGTGCCGCAGATGGTCGATATGACCGCGCGTCTGGTCGAACGCGGCCACGCCTACGAGCGGGGGGGGTCCGTCTACTTCGACGTATCGACCTTTCCCGGTTACGGCGCCCTCTCCGGACAGTCGCTCGAGGACATGCGGGCCGGCCATCGCGTGGACGTCGACCCTGCGAAGCGGAACCATCAGGACTTCCTGCTCTGGAAGTCGGCCGGTCCGGACCGCGCTGTGCGGTTCGACTCGCCGTGGGGGCCGGGCTTCCCCGGCTGGCACATCGAGTGCTCGGCGATGTCCATCCACCTTCTCGGCTCCCGCTTCGATATCCACACCGGCGGCATCGACAACGTCTTCCCACACCACACCGACGAGAGGGCGCAGTCGGACGCCGCCACCGGTCACGAGGTCGTGCGGATGTGGGTCCACGGTGACCACCTGCTGGCGGACGGGGCGAAGATGGCGAAGTCGGCCCGCAACGTGGTGACCGTGGGTGAGCTGCTCGAGGATGGGTTCGACCCGCTCGCCCTGCGGGCGCTCTTCTGGTCGGCGCGGTACCGACGCCAGGTCGACTTCACGAGGGCGGCGTTGGAGGCCGCCGCGACCGGGCTCCGCCGCCTGCGCGAGCGCATCGCCGCCCTCGGCCGCCCCGGTCCCGCGCCTTCGACGGACGCCGGGGTGAGGGATGCGCTGACGGAAGGAGCGGCGCTGGCCCACCACGACCGGTTCATGCGAGCCATCGACGACGACCTCGATGTGCCGGCCGCGATGGCGGCGCTCCACGAGATGGTCGGTGACGATCACGTGGCGCCCGACGCGCGGGTGATGCTGGCCGGGTCCTGGGACAACGTCCTTGGGCTGCGTCTGGTCGAGGACGACGCGGTGAGCTCCCGCGTGATCGCGCTGATCGAGGAACGGGATCGGGCGAGGCTCGCCCGGGACTACGCCCGGGCCGACCGGATCCGAGAGGAGCTCGCCGCCGAAGGGGTAGACCTCATGGACACGGACGGCGGCACCCGGTGGGTCCGGCGCGGGTGA
- a CDS encoding glycine cleavage T C-terminal barrel domain-containing protein, whose translation MEILELSAAYRVARDHAVAIDVTGRGLIRLDGDQRVWFLQNTVTADLDAVEQGRWTWSCFLDPKGKVLAHFRTAVDEEQVWLDVDPPATDELASWFTRYRFRTRVEVEDRTGACFALVGPGAPHPAPGHVTSSSGGVAFGDEVGGLPVTILHTGTAPDLPRAPVELWEVLRVEAGLPRFAVDYGPDTLPQEAGLTSELSVTKGCYVGQEVVARLHFRGHVNRVVRPLELDAVVEPGRSLLHDGQRVGRISSVVVSPDRGPIGMGMVRVEVPQGSRVEVEGGGTAVVGPVPHGTKTQRTVPPART comes from the coding sequence ATGGAGATCCTCGAGCTCTCGGCGGCCTACCGCGTCGCGCGGGACCACGCCGTAGCGATAGACGTCACCGGCCGGGGCCTGATCCGCCTCGACGGGGACCAGCGGGTGTGGTTCCTGCAGAACACCGTCACCGCCGACCTCGACGCGGTCGAGCAGGGCCGATGGACCTGGTCTTGCTTCCTCGACCCGAAGGGGAAGGTCCTCGCGCACTTCCGGACGGCGGTGGACGAGGAGCAGGTCTGGCTCGACGTCGACCCCCCGGCCACCGACGAGCTCGCCTCGTGGTTCACCAGGTACCGGTTCCGGACCCGCGTCGAGGTCGAGGACCGCACCGGGGCGTGCTTCGCGCTGGTGGGCCCGGGCGCGCCTCACCCGGCTCCTGGACACGTCACCAGCTCGAGCGGCGGCGTCGCGTTCGGCGACGAGGTGGGCGGGCTCCCGGTGACGATCCTTCACACCGGAACGGCGCCCGACCTCCCGCGGGCTCCCGTCGAGCTCTGGGAGGTCCTGCGGGTCGAGGCCGGGCTCCCCAGGTTCGCCGTCGACTACGGCCCGGACACCCTCCCCCAGGAGGCGGGGCTGACGAGCGAGCTCTCGGTGACGAAGGGTTGCTACGTCGGACAGGAGGTCGTCGCCCGTCTCCACTTCCGCGGACACGTGAACCGCGTGGTACGTCCGCTCGAGCTCGATGCGGTGGTCGAGCCTGGACGGTCCCTCCTGCACGACGGGCAGCGCGTCGGCCGGATCAGCTCGGTCGTGGTGTCACCGGACCGCGGTCCGATCGGCATGGGCATGGTCCGCGTGGAGGTGCCGCAGGGGTCGCGGGTGGAGGTGGAGGGCGGGGGGACGGCCGTCGTCGGGCCGGTCCCGCACGGGACGAAGACCCAGCGCACCGTCCCGCCAGCTCGGACCTGA